The following nucleotide sequence is from Cytophagia bacterium CHB2.
GGCGAGTTGAGCCGCTTTGCTAGCGCGTTCACAGCTTGTTGCAAACACACCGGAATGCCTGTTGTCATTGCGCGGCTTCGTGCTCGCATCAATATTGACTTCTAATTCAGAAGATTCTTTTGGTTGATTAATTGAGTCAATCCGGCAAAACAGGCACTAACTACAATACCGTTCACTTAACATTTCGTTCGTAGTCCCGGCCCCTGTGGGCCGATGCTAACGTAAATAATTTCAATCTTCCTGCAGTGCCCCACGAGGGGGCAGGGCTACTAAGTGAACGGTATTGGTTTTAACCATACATTCACACAAACCTGCTTTTGTTGCAGCAGAAAACTATAAAGACCCACTTCGACTAAATTGCAAAGCCATGCCCACCACCGGAAGCGCCCCAGCAGATCCAAACGCGCAGCAGTCACAATCCGTCAATGAGCCGGTTTGGAAATTCCGCGGCTACGAAATGCGGCCGGCGGAATTCAATACCGCGATGGTGCACTACTATCGCGCTGAAATTCAACGTTCGAATGTTTGGCGCCAACGCCTGGATAATACCACGAACTGGGCCGTGGTGACGGCCGGCGCCGCGCTCAGCTTTACGCTTTCCGATCCTTCCCATCACGGCGGCGTGCTGATTCTGAATACTCTGCTCGTCACCATTTTTTTGTGGATCGAAGCGCGTCGCTATCGCTACTATGAATTGTGGGCCTATCGCACGCGCTTGATGGAAACGGATTTTTTTGGCAACATGCTGGTGCCGCCGTTTGCGCCGCAACCCTATTGGGCAGAACGGCTCTCTGAAACGCTGCAAGCGCCGGATTTTCCCATCAGTATGTGGGAAGCTTTTGGCCGGCGCTTTCGCCGCAATTACATGTGGATCTTCCTCGTGCTGGCCCTGGCATGGCTGTTCAAAGGCCTTATCCATCCCACCACCGCCGCGTCGTGGGCGGAATTTATCTCACGGTCCGCGATTGGCCCGCTTCCCGGTTATGTCGTTTTTTTGATTGGGGTCATTTATAACACGATCCTTTTCATCGTGGGATTGGGAACTGCCGGCTTGCAACAGGCAACCGGAGAAGTTCTGCCCAAATCCGGCGACATACCGATTCTCAACGCGCTTTGGCACGCCTTGGAAGTGAAGGATAAGGATGCTTCTGCACGCG
It contains:
- a CDS encoding DUF2270 domain-containing protein, whose product is MPTTGSAPADPNAQQSQSVNEPVWKFRGYEMRPAEFNTAMVHYYRAEIQRSNVWRQRLDNTTNWAVVTAGAALSFTLSDPSHHGGVLILNTLLVTIFLWIEARRYRYYELWAYRTRLMETDFFGNMLVPPFAPQPYWAERLSETLQAPDFPISMWEAFGRRFRRNYMWIFLVLALAWLFKGLIHPTTAASWAEFISRSAIGPLPGYVVFLIGVIYNTILFIVGLGTAGLQQATGEVLPKSGDIPILNALWHALEVKDKDASARGTAARRRLLNRRRMRGQKLLCMIVAVKAQVIAERIMRDLKRGVTALHGMGMHSRQEREVLLVAVTINEMPGLKAIVNAEDEQAFVMVMPAQEILGSGFQPLGV